The region GGTCGTCGGGAAAACGCGAGAGATCCTCGGCATTGGCCTGAACGAAGCGGATGTTCCCGACCCCCAGAGCCGCCGCGCGCGCCGCACCGTAGCGCAGCACCGGTGCAGCGGTGTCGATCGCGGTAACTTCTGCCTCCGGAAATCCCTGCGCCAGCGGCACTGCGTTGTGTCCGACGGTGCAGCCGACATCGAGGATGCGTTCGGGCCGCCAGTCGGGTCGATTGGCACGTGCCCATTCGACCAGGGCCCTGCCTCCGCCATTGTTGAGACTTCCCAGCGCCCCGCCGGTCGTCGCAAACAGGCCGACGTCGTAGTTCGCCGCGACGCTGACATCGCCAGGCCGTTCCTCACCGTGATAGCTGCCGGGCTGGCAATGGATGTCGACGCAGGTCACGTATTCGGGCTGGGAGATCGCGGGATCGAGTTCGAGCAGGCCGGCTTGCGCGTTGCAGGCGGCGACCTTCGCATCGGTCTCGTCGATCTGACGCAGCACCAACTGGCGCCCGTTTTGCTGGCGCATCTCCATGGTGTTGCGCTTGAGCGCCGACCATGTGCGGTGCCAGGGATCCTCGTTCATCGCGACCCGGATTTCCTCGCGAGAGACCGGGTCGCGGCCATGCACGGCGCGAAACGCCGGCTTGACGCGGGTCTCGTAAGCGAGCCGGTTGCCCGCGCCGAGGTCGGCGGCAAGGTAGCGATTGAAATGGGTGACGAAGTTGAACCGTGCCGCCTCGTCATGGCTCGCCTGCGGCATCACCGCGTGGCGTTGCAAGGCGGTATAGGGTGGCGGTAGCGGACTGGTCATGAGGCCCTCCATCGTGGCGCCTGTGGCGAGATTGCCAGCAGGGTCGCCTTGATGGTCTAGGCCAAGTCGCGCTCGTCGAGGTTGATTTGAGTCAAATCTATAACAAATAGAAACGGGGCCCGGCACACGCGTACCGGCCCCCGTCGAATGAGCGCAGTTGCGTCCCGATCAGAACTCGGCGAGCAGGCGCCCCAGCCCCTCGATCTTGTCTTCGATCCCGCAGGCGCGCAGCCCGTGCCAGTAGGTCGCGGCATTGATCGCGATGACCGGCTTGGCCAGCTTCGCTTCGTACTTCGCCGCGATATCGACCATCGACAGGTTGGTGCCGACCTGCACGATCGCATCGACATCATCGCCGTCGAGTTCGGCAATCACACCGTCAAGCGTCTCGGGCGTGACCTTGGCGATATCGGTCCAGCGCTTGCACTGGAGCGGAATGTCCTTCTTCACCTCGAAGCCCGATTCCTCGAGGAAGCGGCGCACTTCGGCATTGGCGACGGGGTAATAGGGCGAGACGAAGCTGACCGTCTTGACGTTGCCGTATGCCTTGAGCGCGGCCGCGACCGATTCCGCGCCCGTCGAGGCGCCGACGCCGGCGAAGTCCTCGACCTGCTTCTTCCAGGCCCGCGCACCCTCGACGCCGCCGTAGAAAGTGACAGCCGACATGCCGAGCACGAGATAATCGGGCTTGCAGGTCATCACCGAGGCAACCGCGTCCAGCGTGCTCTCCGCGATCTTGGTGGTGCCCGCGATGAAGTCCTCGTTCGAGAGCGCCAGCGGGTCTTCCACGAAGATGCGCGAGAAATGGTTGGTCACGCCTTCGGGACGCATACGCTCCATGTCGGGCTGGACCACGGTATTGGTGGACGGCGCGATGACCCCCAGCAGCTTGCGCCAACCGAGTACGTCTACCATTGCACTACTCCTCTTGCGGGTCTCTCCCCCGCGGGTTGAAGGATCATTCTCCCCGACCGCTCGTTGCGGTTCTTGTGGTTCGCTCTGAATTCGTTGGCCCCAAGGGTGCGACCCGATGGGCCCGCGAACGGAAAGGGCATTTGCAGGCCCTAACCGTCCGGGATCGGCAGTTCAGGTGATTGCCGCGGCCTGCTCAAGGCTCTCGAACATGGCCTGGCGCAGCATGTAGGCGCGGCGCTTCTCGGGATCGGCCTTGATCGCGAGCATGTTCTCGCGGCGCTTCTGGTGCGCCTCGTCCTGCCCGCCCTTGATCATGGCCATGTTGGCCTTGGTCTGCATCTGGGTGAAGCTGTGCGTCACTTCGCGGCGCTGACGGTCGTAGAGCGAGAGGTTGGCATCCATGTCTGCCTTGCCCTCGATGACCGGCAGCAGCTTCTCGAACAGGTTCACGGCATCGTGGATGCCCGAATTCATGCCGAAGCCACCAAGCGGATTGTTGAGATGCGCGGCATCGCCGCAGAGCATGACGCGCCCCTCGCGGAACGACTTCGCGACGCGCTGGTGGACGCGGTAGAGCGTGCGGTGGCCGGTCTTGACGTCCTTGCCCTTGCCCTCGCCGATGAGACGATCAAAGATGCCGTTCTTGACCTCGTCCGAACGCAGGTAGTCCTCGTCGGCCTCGGGATCGGTCGGCACCAGCACGCGCCATACCGAAGGCACGCGCAGCAGGACCAGCCATTCGTCCGGGTCGCTGACGTAGTTCACGTAGCAAAGGTTGGGCAGGTAGTCGGCCAGTTCCACCTCGGTCGAGAGCGTCAGGAAGCGCTCGGGATACGTGAAGCCGTCGAATTCGATGCCCAGCCACTTGCGCACGATCGAGTTCGCACCGTCGGCACCGACGAGGAAGTCGCAGCGCAGCTTGTCGATGCCGGTCATCGTCTCGATGGCAACGTCGACACCGTCGGCGTCCTGCTCGAAGGTCAGCAGCCGGCTACTGAAACGTACCTTGGCATTGGGGTACTTGCCCAGGCCTTCAGCGAGGCCTTGCGAGAGGTGGTACTGCTCGCACTGAATGCGGAAAGGGTACTTGGTCACGTCCGCGATCTCGGCGAGGTCGAAGTCGATGACGTCACCGGTCTCGCGATCGCGCCAGTGATAGATCGGCGCCTTGAGCCCCTTCTCGATCAGCATGTCCGTAATGCCGATGCGATCGAGCATTTCGAGCGTCGGCGGATGGAAGGTCGAGGCACGAAGGTCCTGGGCACACTCACTGCCCGCTTCAAAGACAACCACGTCCACGCCCGCCTGAGCCAGAAGCGTCGCCAGAACCGTTCCGACCGGTCCCGCCCCCGCGATCGCCACCTGGCATCGTTCAACTGTCGCCATATCAAGCTGACTCCCTGGCCTGTAATCGACCAAGGGTATGGACCGGGGGGGCGCCCTCCCGGCTCGCTACCGGTGAAATATCCGACTTGCGGTGACGCCGGGGCGATCGACGCTCCAAATCGACTGGACGGCGACAAGAAAAAGGGGGCGCGGATGCACCCCCTTCTCTCTGATTACCGTAGAAGTGCGCTCGGTGAGCGACGCGCACTTCGTCTTTACACGACGGCGCAGACGGTCTTCCACTCGAGGTAGTTATCCATGGCCTGCTTGCCGCTGTCACGACCCCAGCCCGACTGCTTGACGCCACCGATCGCCAGCGCGGGATCGTACATGGCATGACAGTTGATCCAGACCGTACCCGCCTTGATCGCGCTCGACATGCGATGGGCGTTGCTCAGCCCCTCGGTCCAGACGCTGGCAGCAAGGCCATATTCGCTGTCGTTGGCGGCGGCGATGACTTCCTCGACATCGTCGAAGGCCTGCGCCACGAGGACCGGGCCGAAGACTTCCTCGCGCACGATTTCCATGTCGGGCTTGACGTCGACGACGAGGGTCGGGGTGATGAAGGTCCCGGCCTCGCCGGTCCGCTCGCCGCCCGCCAGCATCGTTGCTCCCTGCGAACGGGCGCGCTCGAGGAAGCCCTCGACCCGCTCGGCATGGCGCAGCGAGACCACCGGTCCCATCTGCGTATCGGCTTGCAGGCCGTGCCCGAGCTTGAGCCCCTTGGCATATTGCGCGACGCCTTCGACGACCTCATCGTGGACGGAGCGGTGCACGTAGAGGCGCGAACCGGCGATGCAGACCTGTCCGCTGTTGAAGTAGATCGCGTTGGCAACCCCCGGGATCGCCTGGGCAAGGTCGGCATCGGGCATGATGATGGAAGGCGACTTGCCGCCCAGTTCGAGGGTCACGCGCTTGAAGTTGGTCTTGGCTGCATCGAGCACCGCGCGCCCCGTAGCGGTCGAGCCGGTAAAGGCGATCTTGTCGACGTCCTTGTGGCTTGCCAGCGCTGCCCCGGTCTCGCCGCCGAGCCCGGTGACGACGTTGAGCACGCCTGCGGGAAGGCCCGCCTCCATCATCAGTTCGGCGAGGCGCAGGGCGCTGAGCGAGGTGTCTTCAGCGGGCTTGAGCACCAGTGTGCACCCCGCAGCCAGCGCCGGCGCCAGCTTCATCGCGGTCAGCACCAGCGGCGAGTTCCACGGCACGATCGCGGCCACGACCCCGACCGCCTCGCGCGTGGTCCACGAACGCATCTGCTTGCCAGCGGGCTGGTAGTTGATCGAGCTCTCGATCGTGTTGCCTTCGATGGTCATCGCCTGACCCGCGAAGAAGCGGAACTGGTTGACCGCGCCGGGGATCTCGGCCCAGCGCCCGACGAACAGCGGCTTGCCCTGATCGAGCGTCTCGAGTTCGGCGAGTTCGTCGATATTGGCTTCGATCAGATCGGCGATCTTCCACAGGATGCGCGAGCGCTCGACCGGAACGGTCGCGGCCCATCCTGCCTGCGCGGCGCGCGCGGCGCCGACCGCAGCATCGACGTCGCTGGCACCGGCGGCGGCAATGCGCCCCAGCTCGGTCCCGGTTGCGGGATCGGTCGTCGCGAAAGTCTGGCCGCTGGCCGATGCGACCCACTGCCCGTCGATGAGGAGCCCCTCCCCTTGCGCACGGCGCGCGAGGAACTGCCTTGTGTCGGGACGCAGGGTGGCGAGGTCGAGTGGCATTTTCGAGATCTCCTTTGTTGCCGCCGTTCTAGTGCAGATGCCCGCAGGCGCGTGGCAATGCCAATGCGAAAAGTCGCTTGGCGGATAACTCTGTCCGCAAGCCGCGCATCCCGACCGCTCAGCGTTAGCCCTTAATCACGACAGGCGGCGTCGTGAACGGGCACCGCCCCGAGATATCAGTAGCAAATACCTATCGGGCACCGGCAGTCGCTCAGCGGCAAGGTCCCGGGGTAGCAGTATCAGCGCCAAGTGGCAGAAAGTGGATGGGCAGACCATGACCTATCGTTTGGGTGTAGACGTCGGAGGGACGTTCACCGATTTGCTTTTGTTCAACCAGCAGGACGGCTCGTTCTTCCGGCACAAGACGCCGTCGACGCCGCATGACAGTTCGGAAGGTATCCTGAACGGTCTGGGTGCGATCTGCGAGAAGGCGGGGATCACGCCGGCGGACATCGAGTTCTTCCTGCACGGCACGACCGTCGCGACCAACGCCGTGCTTGAGGGCAAGGGCGCGCGCGTCGGGCTCATCACGTCCGAAGGCTACCGCCAGGTCATGCAGATCGCCCGCTCCTTCGTGCCGGGCGGTCTTGCAGGCTGGATCGTGTGGCCCAAGCCCGTGCCGCTCGCCGCGCTGGAAGACACCTTCGAGGTCGCCGGGCGCATGAACGCGCAAGGCGAGGAAGTGCGCGAGATCGACGAAGCGCAGATCCGCGACGTGCTGACCAAGCTCAAGGCTTCGGGCGTCCAGGCGCTCACCGTTTCGCTCATGAACGGCTACCTCAACGGTGCGCACGAGAAGCGCATCGGCGAACTCGCCGCCGAGATCTGCCCCGAGCTTCCCGTCTCGCTCAGCCACGAAGTCCTGCCCGAGATGCAGGAATACGAGCGTACCCTCACCACCGTCGCCAACGCCGCGGTGCGCCCAGTGGTGGGCAACTATGTCCGCAACCTGCGCGACAACCTGCGCAAGGGCGGCATGGCCGGCTCGCTCTCGCTGCTGCGTTCGGACGGCGGTCTGCAGTCCTCGGAGAAGTCCGAGGAGCACCCGGTTGCCCTGCTCATGTCGGGCCCGGCGGGCGGCGTCACCGGCGCGCTGTGGGTCGGCAAGAACGCAGGGATCAAGAACATCCTGACGCTGGACGTGGGCGGTACCTCGACCGACGTCGCGCTCATCGAGAACCTCGAGGCACGGCGCGTGCGCACCACCGAAGTGGGCCACCTTTCGGTGCGCGCCTCGGCTCTGGACGTGAAGACCGTGGGCGCGGGCGGCGGCTCGATCGCCTATGTCCCCGAGCTCACCGGCGCGCTGCGCGTGGGGCCTGAATCGGCCGGCGCCGTCCCGGGTCCGGTTGCCTACAACAAGGGCGGCACCCTGCCGACCGTGACCGACGCCAACGTCGTGCTGGGCTACCTTCCCGAGAACCTTCTGGGCGGCACCTTCAAGCTCGACCGTGAAGGCGCCAAGGCGGCTGTCCAGACCGTCGCCGACAAGCTCGGCATCGATGTCATGGAAGCCGCGCGCGGCATCATCGACATCGTCAACGAGAACATGTTCGGCGCGCTGCGCATGATCTCGGTCCAGCAGGGCTACGACCCGCGTCACTTCGCGGTCATGGGCTTTGGCGGGGCGGGTCCGCTCCACGTCAACGCCGTTGCCAAGCTGATGGGCTCCTGGCCCGCCGTCTCGCCGGTCTCGCCCGGTGTGCTCTGCGCCCTTGGCGATGCGACCACCCGCATGCGCACCGAGACCGCGCGTTCGTACTCCAAGTCGTTCTCCAGCACCGAGGAAGCCGACGTTCTCGCCCAGCTCGAAGAGATGGCCGCGCAGACCACGAAGGAACTCACCAGCGAGGGCATCGACGCCAGCGACGTCACCGTCGAGTTCGAACTCGACGTGCGCTACGAGGGCCAGGCCTTCGAAGTGCCGCTTTCGATCGATCCCGAGACCTTCAAGTCGGGTGGCCTTGCCGCGATCATCGCGCGCTTCGACGATGAGCACGAGCGCCTCTTCACCTTCAAGATGGATAGCGAGCACGAGCTGGTGAACCTGCGCGCCGTGGCGCTCGGCCCCGTCCTCGACCTCGAAGCCCAGCGCCTTCCCGAAGGCAACGGCGATCCCGTCGAGGCCAAGGTGCGCGACCACCAGCTGTGGGCCGATGGCAAGATGGTCCCTGCCGTGATCTACGACCGTTCCAAGCTCAAGGCGAACGACGTGATCCAGGGTCCGGCCATCGTCACCGAGATGGACTCCACCACGCTCATCGAAGCCGACTGCACCGGCACCGTCGATGCCTACGGCAACATCCTCATCAACCTGAAGTGAGCGAAGGAACTCTCTAATGCCCGCACAGATCATTCAGGCCAACGAAACCCCCTTCGAGAAGATCGAGATCGATCCGGTCACCCTCGAAGTCATCGAGAACGCCCTTCGCAACGCCCGCATCGAGATGGACGCGACCCTCGTGCGCACCGCCATGTCGCCCGGCATCCGCGAACAGGGCGACGCCTTCCCGCTCATCGCCGACCACAAGGGACGCATGATCGTGGGCCAGTTCGGCTCCTATATCGGCCCCTTCCTCGAAGGTTATGAAGGCACCGTGGAAGACGGCGACATGATCTTCCTGTCCGACCCCTACTCGGTCGGCGGCGCGATCAGCCACTGCAACGACTGGCTCGTCCTGCTCCCCGTCTTCAAGGACGGCCGCCTCATCGCCTACACCTCGATGTTCGGCCACCAGAGCGACATCGGCGGCATGGTGCCGGGCTCCATGCCGATCCACGCCACCGAGATCTTCCAGGAAGGCGTGCGCATCCCGCCCGTCAAGATCTGGAAGAAGGGTGAGTACAACGAGGACCTCATCAAGCTGGTCATGCACCAGTCGCGCATGCCCGACTGGTGCAAGGCGGACTTGAACGCCCTGATCGCCTCGTGCCGCGTCGCCGCCAACCGCGTGGTCGAGATGGCGACGCGCTTCGGCGATGACATCTTCGTCTCGGCGACCAACCTGCTGCTCGACCGCAACTACCGCGCCATGCAGCAGCTCATCGAGAGCTCGATCGGCGAGACGCCCGTCTCGTTCGAGGACTACATCTGCGACGATGGCATGGGCTTTGGCCCCTACAAGATCAAGTGCACGATGTGGAAGGAGAACGGCCGCGTCGTGCTCGACTTCGACGGCACCGATCCGCAGAGCCAGGCCTCGATCAACATGCTCTTGAACGAGAACATGATGCGCATGTTCTTCGGCATCTACATGATCATGGTCTTCGACCCGCAGATCCTGTTCAACGACGGCTACTACCCGCTGATCGACATCCGGATCCCGGAAGGCTCGCTGCTCAAGCCCAAGTTCCCGGCCGCGCTCTCGGGCCGTACCCACGTGCTCGGACGCCTGTTCGACATCATGGGCGGCCTCCTTGGTCAGAAGACGCCCGAGTTCCTCAACGCCGCGGGCTTCTCCTCCTCGCCGCACCTGTTCTATGCAGGCCACGACAAGGCGGGCAAGTGGTTCCAGCTCTTCCAGATCGGCTTTGGCGGCATCCCGGGTCGTCCGATGGGCGACGGACCCGACGGCCACTCGCTGTTCCCCGGCTTCACCAACGTGCCCAACGAGTTCCTCGAGCGCTACTTCCCGCTCGAGATCGTCAAGTACGAGACGGTCGCC is a window of Novosphingobium aureum DNA encoding:
- a CDS encoding class I SAM-dependent methyltransferase, whose translation is MTSPLPPPYTALQRHAVMPQASHDEAARFNFVTHFNRYLAADLGAGNRLAYETRVKPAFRAVHGRDPVSREEIRVAMNEDPWHRTWSALKRNTMEMRQQNGRQLVLRQIDETDAKVAACNAQAGLLELDPAISQPEYVTCVDIHCQPGSYHGEERPGDVSVAANYDVGLFATTGGALGSLNNGGGRALVEWARANRPDWRPERILDVGCTVGHNAVPLAQGFPEAEVTAIDTAAPVLRYGAARAAALGVGNIRFVQANAEDLSRFPDDHFDWVQTTMFLHETSAAAMPRIIAECCRVLKPGGLMLHVEQPQYGPEMPLFEQFMRDWDAYNNNEPFWSAMHGIDMAKVMAEAGFPETEQFVTGVRSVPDKALFGASPDGEQEDYGRAAIWNAYGAWKPPVSVNAGQEIPA
- a CDS encoding maleate cis-trans isomerase family protein, which gives rise to MVDVLGWRKLLGVIAPSTNTVVQPDMERMRPEGVTNHFSRIFVEDPLALSNEDFIAGTTKIAESTLDAVASVMTCKPDYLVLGMSAVTFYGGVEGARAWKKQVEDFAGVGASTGAESVAAALKAYGNVKTVSFVSPYYPVANAEVRRFLEESGFEVKKDIPLQCKRWTDIAKVTPETLDGVIAELDGDDVDAIVQVGTNLSMVDIAAKYEAKLAKPVIAINAATYWHGLRACGIEDKIEGLGRLLAEF
- a CDS encoding FAD-dependent oxidoreductase yields the protein MATVERCQVAIAGAGPVGTVLATLLAQAGVDVVVFEAGSECAQDLRASTFHPPTLEMLDRIGITDMLIEKGLKAPIYHWRDRETGDVIDFDLAEIADVTKYPFRIQCEQYHLSQGLAEGLGKYPNAKVRFSSRLLTFEQDADGVDVAIETMTGIDKLRCDFLVGADGANSIVRKWLGIEFDGFTYPERFLTLSTEVELADYLPNLCYVNYVSDPDEWLVLLRVPSVWRVLVPTDPEADEDYLRSDEVKNGIFDRLIGEGKGKDVKTGHRTLYRVHQRVAKSFREGRVMLCGDAAHLNNPLGGFGMNSGIHDAVNLFEKLLPVIEGKADMDANLSLYDRQRREVTHSFTQMQTKANMAMIKGGQDEAHQKRRENMLAIKADPEKRRAYMLRQAMFESLEQAAAIT
- a CDS encoding aldehyde dehydrogenase family protein, encoding MPLDLATLRPDTRQFLARRAQGEGLLIDGQWVASASGQTFATTDPATGTELGRIAAAGASDVDAAVGAARAAQAGWAATVPVERSRILWKIADLIEANIDELAELETLDQGKPLFVGRWAEIPGAVNQFRFFAGQAMTIEGNTIESSINYQPAGKQMRSWTTREAVGVVAAIVPWNSPLVLTAMKLAPALAAGCTLVLKPAEDTSLSALRLAELMMEAGLPAGVLNVVTGLGGETGAALASHKDVDKIAFTGSTATGRAVLDAAKTNFKRVTLELGGKSPSIIMPDADLAQAIPGVANAIYFNSGQVCIAGSRLYVHRSVHDEVVEGVAQYAKGLKLGHGLQADTQMGPVVSLRHAERVEGFLERARSQGATMLAGGERTGEAGTFITPTLVVDVKPDMEIVREEVFGPVLVAQAFDDVEEVIAAANDSEYGLAASVWTEGLSNAHRMSSAIKAGTVWINCHAMYDPALAIGGVKQSGWGRDSGKQAMDNYLEWKTVCAVV
- a CDS encoding hydantoinase/oxoprolinase family protein encodes the protein MTYRLGVDVGGTFTDLLLFNQQDGSFFRHKTPSTPHDSSEGILNGLGAICEKAGITPADIEFFLHGTTVATNAVLEGKGARVGLITSEGYRQVMQIARSFVPGGLAGWIVWPKPVPLAALEDTFEVAGRMNAQGEEVREIDEAQIRDVLTKLKASGVQALTVSLMNGYLNGAHEKRIGELAAEICPELPVSLSHEVLPEMQEYERTLTTVANAAVRPVVGNYVRNLRDNLRKGGMAGSLSLLRSDGGLQSSEKSEEHPVALLMSGPAGGVTGALWVGKNAGIKNILTLDVGGTSTDVALIENLEARRVRTTEVGHLSVRASALDVKTVGAGGGSIAYVPELTGALRVGPESAGAVPGPVAYNKGGTLPTVTDANVVLGYLPENLLGGTFKLDREGAKAAVQTVADKLGIDVMEAARGIIDIVNENMFGALRMISVQQGYDPRHFAVMGFGGAGPLHVNAVAKLMGSWPAVSPVSPGVLCALGDATTRMRTETARSYSKSFSSTEEADVLAQLEEMAAQTTKELTSEGIDASDVTVEFELDVRYEGQAFEVPLSIDPETFKSGGLAAIIARFDDEHERLFTFKMDSEHELVNLRAVALGPVLDLEAQRLPEGNGDPVEAKVRDHQLWADGKMVPAVIYDRSKLKANDVIQGPAIVTEMDSTTLIEADCTGTVDAYGNILINLK
- a CDS encoding hydantoinase B/oxoprolinase family protein gives rise to the protein MPAQIIQANETPFEKIEIDPVTLEVIENALRNARIEMDATLVRTAMSPGIREQGDAFPLIADHKGRMIVGQFGSYIGPFLEGYEGTVEDGDMIFLSDPYSVGGAISHCNDWLVLLPVFKDGRLIAYTSMFGHQSDIGGMVPGSMPIHATEIFQEGVRIPPVKIWKKGEYNEDLIKLVMHQSRMPDWCKADLNALIASCRVAANRVVEMATRFGDDIFVSATNLLLDRNYRAMQQLIESSIGETPVSFEDYICDDGMGFGPYKIKCTMWKENGRVVLDFDGTDPQSQASINMLLNENMMRMFFGIYMIMVFDPQILFNDGYYPLIDIRIPEGSLLKPKFPAALSGRTHVLGRLFDIMGGLLGQKTPEFLNAAGFSSSPHLFYAGHDKAGKWFQLFQIGFGGIPGRPMGDGPDGHSLFPGFTNVPNEFLERYFPLEIVKYETVADSGGAGLHRGGNGINMVYRFYEPGVIAIHDDRWFVPPWGVNGGLPGKRAKKILTKADGTQIVVGNKLEDYPVEAGDELQFITWGGGGWGDPLERDPALILKEIGQGLVTETGALDYGVVIKDGAVDETATSALREKMRAERGEIEVFNFGPDIETLRKNCLEETGLPAPKQPMWRMAEAAE